Genomic window (Pradoshia sp. D12):
TAATGTCTTTTTCGAGTTTATTAGACATTGTACAGGGGTATTAAATGTACAAATACATCATGAATAATTTCAACTAATTGATCACCGGAAAGCTGAACAGCTTCCTCGCGTGGAATTTGATAGCCGCATAATAATTCAGCTTTTTTGACTGTTTGTAAACGATTAAACATATCGTTTAAGCCATCGGTTGATAATGTACTGTGAGGAATAACTTCCGGCTTCATGTGATCAATAGACCACACGTAATCAGATGGGATAAGATTTTTTATCGATTCAGTTTGGCTAGCCAAACGTTGTCCCTTTTGCGCTTTGTCTTTGGCTTCATAAATAATTGCATACCAAATAAATAAATGGGTTTCCCACAGACCGATTTGAAAATGTGGCTGCATTTTGTAACCGCGTGGATTGGATGAAAAAGATACCCATGTATCATTCGGCGGGTTAATCGTACGACGAGCATGCTTTGCAATATGGGGATACATTGGATCTTGTGTTAAAACAGATAATTCCTCTGTGAAAATCTGACTTAATGTTTCAAATTTGGGACGTATTAAGGTTTTGATTGCATCCATTCGTTGGTCGAGACCATCTATTGTAAATACATTAAAGTCTTCATTTGTGAAACCTTTTATAACCATATATATTACCTCCTATTCTCTCTTATTTTAGCATAAGAATAGAGAGGCCAAATAATATTATGCATATGTAACTAGGCGCTTGTCTATTTTGGTTGCAATAATCCAGAAAGAACATACTATAGTACAAAGTACAATTAAATTTCTGAATTTTCTTAAAATAAATGCAAGGAGAGGATTTTTATGAAACAGGTAGTTAATCACAAACTGAAAGCTCAAGAAGTCGAGAAACATAGAAAAGTAGTTCTCCGGATGGAACTGGATTATGAATTGGCTACCTTATATGAAGCTATTCAGCAGGATGATGAAAAACAAAAAAATTGTTCAAAACAAAAACTTGAAAGAATAAGAAAAGAACTTCTGCGCTTAAAAGCACTTTAATAGTGGATATTATTATATGATTTTTTGATTGATTAAGACGAACTGCATGTTCTCGTTCATGATGTTCGTCTTTTCTTGTTATTTAATGTCATTCGAATTAAACTGGAATTAATATACATACTATAGAAAAGATTTTAATTGAGGTGGGAAAAATGGCGGAATGGTCCAACATTCACGAGATGGCGGTTCAATGGATTAAAGAAGCAGGGGTAAAGATTATTAACTCATTTGAATCAATTTTAGATATTAACACAAAATCAAATGTAAATGATTTAGTCACTAATATGGATATGGAAATAGAGCAATTCTTTAAAGAAAAAATATCTGAACAATTTCCTACTCATCATATTCTCGGTGAAGAAGGTTCTGGCCATGATTTGCAGTCACTGGATGGAGTAGTTTGGATTATCGATCCTATAGACGGAACAATGAATTTTGTGCACCAGCAAAGAAATTTTGCGATATCAATAGGTATAATAGAAAATGGTATTGGAAAGATTGGGCTAATATATGATGTTGTCCATGATGAACTGTATCACTGTATAAAGGGAAAAGGAGCTTTTCTCAATGATAGCGAGATTCCTAAGATAAAGGAAGTTCCACTTCCCGAATCTATTATAGGTTTAAATCCAATTTGGCTGACGGACAATAAAAAAATTGATAAGAATCTGACGGGCAGACTTGTCAAAGATATAAGAGGGACCAGGTCCTATGGATCTGCTGCCCTTGAAATTGCCTATGTTGCTACTGGGAGAATGAACGCTTATATATCGATGAGATTGGCGCCATGGGATTTTGCGGGGGGAGCCGTGATTATTGAAGAATTGGGTGGAAAAGTGACTGATCTGCAAGGTAACCCGATTCATTATCTAAAGAAGAGCTCATTCCTAGTGTCATCGCCAGCTTTACATGGAGTGATTCTTGAGCAGTATTTATCATCCTGATGGCTATAAAAGAGAAAAAGCATCAGTACTGATGCTTTTTTATTGCTTAAAATATGATATTGCGGTAAAATTATTTAGTTAAAAGAATAGTCTAAAGTTTTTCTCTCCAACGCTTTTTTAGTGTAAAGCCGCTTCCCATAATGCCGATAAAAGCTAACAGGCATAGGACAATGGCCACTACACTTCCTTCAGCGATGGATATAGCAATTCCGCATAAGCTTGTCACAGCGAGAACTGCTAGCAGCATAAATATAAAGTTAATATTCATATGTAATCACCCCAATCTTCATATTCATTGTACACAATACGATAGCAGCTTTCTAGTTTCAGTATGTTATAATGACAAGGTTGGTTTCGATAAGCATAAAATCTGGGAGTTGAAATAGTTTGCAATACAGAAATGACGTCAAAAATATAGCGATTATCGCTCACGTTGACCATGGTAAAACAACTTTGGTCGACCAATTGTTAAAACAAGCAGGTACATTCCGTTCTAATGAACAAGTTGCTGAAAGAGCAATGGATTCCAATGATCTTGAAAGAGAGCGCGGTATTACAATTTTAGCGAAAAATACTGCCGTTAACTATAAAGATACACGTATTAACATATTGGATACACCGGGACACGCAGACTTCGGCGGAGAAGTAGAACGTATCATGAAAATGGTAGACGGTGTTCTCTTAATCGTTGATGCGTATGAGGGTTGTATGCCGCAAACCCGTTTTGTACTAAAAAAAGCATTAGAACAAAAACTTACGCCAATCGTTGTTGTTAACAAAATTGACCGTGACTTTGCTCGCCCTGAGGAAGTAATTGATGAAGTTATTGATTTGTTTATTGAATTGGGTGCTACTGAAGAACAATTGGAATTCCCAGTTGTTTATGCATCAGCAATTAACGGTACCGCTTCTTTAAGCCCTGATGTGGCTGATCAAGAAGAAAATATGGAGTGTTTATTTGAATCAATCGTAGAAAATATTCCATCACCTGTTGACAATCGTGAAGAACCGCTGCAATTCCAGGTTGCTTTGCTGGATTATAGTGATTATTTAGGAAGAATAGGAATTGGCCGTGTTTTCCGTGGCACAATGAAAGTTGGACAACAAGTATCCTTAATGAAACTTGATGGAACTGCGAAAAATTTCCGTGTAACTAAAATATTCGGCTTCCAAGGATTGAAACGTGTGGAAGTAGAAGAAGCCTTACCGGGTGATTTGATTGCTGTCAGCGGTATGGAAGACATTAACGTTGGGGAAACAGTTTGCCCAGTAGATGTTCAGGAGCCGCTTCCAGTTCTGCGTATAGACGAGCCTACATTACAAATGACATTTGTAGTAAACAACAGTCCATTCGCCGGCAGAGAAGGTAAATGGGTAACATCACGTAAAATCGAGGAGCGTTTAATGAGCCAGCTCCAAACAGATGTAAGTTTACGTGTGGATCCTACTGATTCTCCGGATGCCTGGATTGTTTCCGGACGCGGAGAGTTACACTTATCCATTCTTATCGAAAATATGCGCCGTGAAGGATATGAACTTCAAGTGTCTAAGCCTGAAGTAATCATCCGTGTTATTGATGGTGTTAAATGTGAACCTGTGGAACGCGTACAAGTTGATATTCCTGAGGAATACACAGGTGCAATCATGGAATCATTAGGGGAAAGAAAAGGCGAAATGCTGGATATGGTCAATAACGGAAGCGGACAAGTACGTCTAGTGTTTAACGTTCCTTCCCGTGGATTGATCGGGTATACAACTGAATTCTTAACATTAACTCGTGGTTATGGTATTTTGAACCATACATTCGATTCTTATCAACCTATGCAGGCAGGTCAGGTTG
Coding sequences:
- a CDS encoding DUF1054 domain-containing protein — its product is MVIKGFTNEDFNVFTIDGLDQRMDAIKTLIRPKFETLSQIFTEELSVLTQDPMYPHIAKHARRTINPPNDTWVSFSSNPRGYKMQPHFQIGLWETHLFIWYAIIYEAKDKAQKGQRLASQTESIKNLIPSDYVWSIDHMKPEVIPHSTLSTDGLNDMFNRLQTVKKAELLCGYQIPREEAVQLSGDQLVEIIHDVFVHLIPLYNV
- the typA gene encoding translational GTPase TypA, whose translation is MQYRNDVKNIAIIAHVDHGKTTLVDQLLKQAGTFRSNEQVAERAMDSNDLERERGITILAKNTAVNYKDTRINILDTPGHADFGGEVERIMKMVDGVLLIVDAYEGCMPQTRFVLKKALEQKLTPIVVVNKIDRDFARPEEVIDEVIDLFIELGATEEQLEFPVVYASAINGTASLSPDVADQEENMECLFESIVENIPSPVDNREEPLQFQVALLDYSDYLGRIGIGRVFRGTMKVGQQVSLMKLDGTAKNFRVTKIFGFQGLKRVEVEEALPGDLIAVSGMEDINVGETVCPVDVQEPLPVLRIDEPTLQMTFVVNNSPFAGREGKWVTSRKIEERLMSQLQTDVSLRVDPTDSPDAWIVSGRGELHLSILIENMRREGYELQVSKPEVIIRVIDGVKCEPVERVQVDIPEEYTGAIMESLGERKGEMLDMVNNGSGQVRLVFNVPSRGLIGYTTEFLTLTRGYGILNHTFDSYQPMQAGQVGGRRQGVLVSIETGKATQYGIIQIEDRGVIFVEPGTEIYEGMIVGEHNRENDLTVNIVRAKQQTNVRSATKDNTVTMKKPRIMSLEEALEYLNDDEYCEVTPESIRLRKKILDKNEREKAAKKKKFAE
- a CDS encoding DUF5325 family protein, yielding MNINFIFMLLAVLAVTSLCGIAISIAEGSVVAIVLCLLAFIGIMGSGFTLKKRWREKL
- a CDS encoding inositol monophosphatase family protein, whose protein sequence is MAEWSNIHEMAVQWIKEAGVKIINSFESILDINTKSNVNDLVTNMDMEIEQFFKEKISEQFPTHHILGEEGSGHDLQSLDGVVWIIDPIDGTMNFVHQQRNFAISIGIIENGIGKIGLIYDVVHDELYHCIKGKGAFLNDSEIPKIKEVPLPESIIGLNPIWLTDNKKIDKNLTGRLVKDIRGTRSYGSAALEIAYVATGRMNAYISMRLAPWDFAGGAVIIEELGGKVTDLQGNPIHYLKKSSFLVSSPALHGVILEQYLSS